From the Corythoichthys intestinalis isolate RoL2023-P3 chromosome 13, ASM3026506v1, whole genome shotgun sequence genome, one window contains:
- the echdc3 gene encoding enoyl-CoA hydratase domain-containing protein 3, mitochondrial: MATSACRLLRSMRSINLACGSQLLSGRRFFSDRSEPEPLTVCRQDNGIRRIILNNPKKRNTLSLRMLESLQKDILADVDNQDLRVIIISAEGPVFSSGHDLKELTSAQGRDYHTRVFRTCTKVMTLIQDIPVPVIAMVNGVATAAGCQLVASCDVAVASDKSTFATPGVNVGLFCSTPAVALGRAVPRKVAMEMLFTGTPISAHDALLHGLLSKVVPEERLEAETLAIARRVCRASRPVVALGKAAFQKQMSQGRDAAYATASEVMVDNLALRDGQEGIRAFVEKREPVWSHRAEKAHD, from the exons ATGGCGACATCTGCGTGTAGGTTGTTGCGTTCCATGCGCAGCATAAATCTTGCTTGCGGGTCGCAATTGCTCTCGGGACGTCGGTTCTTCTCTGACAGAAGCGAGCCGGAACCGTTGACGGTGTGCAGGCAAGACAACGGTATCAG AAGAATAATACTGAACAATCCCAAAAAGAGGAACACCCTTTCGCTTCGCATGCTGGAGTCTCTTCAAAAGGACATCTTGGCTGATGTGGACAACCAAGATCTTCGAGTTATCATCATATCAG CGGAAGGTCCGGTGTTTTCCTCCGGTCACGACTTGAAAGAGCTGACGTCGGCCCAGGGTCGAGATTATCACACGCGTGTATTTCGCACGTGTACAAAG GTCATGACTCTGATCCAAGACATCCCCGTTCCCGTCATCGCCATGGTGAACGGCGTGGCTACGGCGGCCGGCTGCCAGCTGGTGGCCAGCTGCGACGTGGCCGTAGCGTCCGACAAGTCCACCTTCGCCACCCCGGGTGTCAACGTGGGGCTCTTTTGCTCCACgccggccgtggccctgggccgCGCCGTGCCCAGAAAG GTCGCCATGGAGATGCTTTTCACCGGCACTCCCATCTCCGCCCACGACGCTTTGCTACACGGGCTGCTCAGCAAGGTCGTTCCGGAAGAGCGACTGGAAGCGGAGACGTTGGCCATCGCCCGGCGCGTGTGCCGGGCCAGCCGACCCGTGGTGGCTCTCGGCAAGGCCGCCTTCCAGAA GCAAATGTCTCAAGGTCGAGACGCGGCGTACGCCACCGCCTCCGAGGTGATGGTGGACAACCTGGCGCTTAGAGACGGCCAGGAAGGGATACGAGCCTTCGTGGAGAAACGCGAACCGGTGTGGAGCCACCGAGCGGAAAAGGCCCACGATTGA